A region of Pseudomonas cavernicola DNA encodes the following proteins:
- a CDS encoding EAL and GGDEF domain-containing protein, which yields MTAPGNPRLPSLAIPNFNATPVEQPLHDAPSLLAALDSAGLGTFSWSISGGRFSLSNGAKALLGLDPAHPLPARFDYLDLIPSEDRDALRETARAVLAAPGTSHLLQHRMRWPDGSLHWLEASLTVQLQADGDTRLVGVLRDITTRKARSEALRSSEETFSRTFYNSPDAVVITERDTGRFLELNPSFERRFGWSRAEALQQTSQSLSIWVDPQDRQRMLELLQHDGQLRELEVRLRARDGSISLNLLYGSEIEAHDQTCLALTVRDVTQLRAQEQALKDSQEQLTLALTAAHLGTWDLDIPTQNLELSAHSAELHGMPPGPFVGHIERFFSYLPDDDRQAMRRVFRELLQGLRSDFRIIYRSQQASGTIRHLETTGKIYHDACGQPQRLVGTLADISEQVQHEQRLSASEEKFASLFQTSPYPVCLLRVHDATFLEINPSFTETFGWRPEEITGKDSDAIQLIADPERRHALHQRMIAELQLDNVEVQLQTKDGRALVCMLSCRYIRIDGATCISTTIFNITEQQRAEAALRASEEKFAKAFHTSPDAISITEYASGRYLEVNEGFCRLTGYQMEEVLGRTPVELRIWDHSFNRQIMLERLEHDGHIRHHEVSLRHHDGSTRLVDASIEPLDLNGQRCLLLTARDIGDLKDAQAQIQHLAYHDSLTNLPNRALLMDRLTQQIALLKRHELRGALLFLDLDHFKHINDSLGHPVGDSVLKMVTARLEASVRQEDTVARLGGDEFVVLLSGLEGKRSVVTRQVRQIAEKLRKLLAEPMLLDGHRLQVTPSMGIALIPDHGSTPADLLKRADIALYRAKDSGRNAIQLFRTTMQEAASERLRLENDLRQALVRGEFELSFQPQVDARNGRVVGAEALLRWQHPTRGAQSPAHFIQVLEESGLILEVGGWVLAEACYACAQLLEEHLVEANHFSLCVNISPLQFRQNNFVERVASSLRDSNLPHSMLKLEITEGIVIQNIDDTIAKMHRLKKLGVSFAMDDFGTGYSSLTYLKRLPVDVLKIDQSFVRDATNDPNDAEIIRAIVAMARSLGLEMIAEGVEQQEQLDFLQQQGCHLYQGYLYSKPLPLPEFRALLAHAAQRP from the coding sequence ATGACCGCGCCGGGTAATCCCAGACTGCCTTCGCTTGCCATCCCGAACTTTAACGCCACCCCGGTCGAGCAACCATTGCATGACGCCCCGAGCTTGCTCGCCGCACTCGACAGCGCCGGACTGGGCACCTTCTCCTGGAGCATCAGCGGCGGGCGGTTCAGTTTGTCGAACGGCGCCAAGGCCCTGCTCGGCCTGGACCCCGCACACCCGCTGCCAGCGCGGTTCGATTATCTCGATCTGATCCCCTCCGAGGACCGCGACGCGCTCCGCGAAACAGCCCGCGCCGTACTCGCGGCACCCGGCACCAGCCACCTCCTGCAACACCGCATGCGCTGGCCGGATGGCAGCCTACATTGGCTGGAGGCGAGTCTCACCGTGCAACTGCAAGCGGACGGCGATACCCGCCTGGTGGGCGTGCTGCGCGACATCACCACACGCAAGGCGCGCAGCGAGGCGTTACGCAGCAGCGAGGAGACATTCAGCAGAACCTTCTACAACAGCCCGGACGCGGTGGTCATCACCGAACGCGACACGGGCCGCTTCCTCGAACTCAACCCCAGTTTCGAGCGGCGCTTCGGCTGGAGCCGCGCCGAGGCCCTGCAGCAGACTTCGCAGAGCCTGAGCATCTGGGTCGATCCTCAAGATCGCCAGCGTATGCTCGAGTTGCTGCAGCACGACGGCCAATTGCGCGAACTGGAAGTTCGCCTGCGTGCTCGCGACGGCAGCATCAGCCTCAACCTGCTCTATGGCAGCGAAATAGAAGCGCATGACCAAACCTGCCTGGCGCTGACCGTGCGCGACGTTACCCAGTTGCGTGCGCAGGAGCAGGCACTCAAGGACAGCCAGGAGCAACTGACCCTGGCCCTGACGGCCGCGCACCTGGGTACCTGGGATCTGGACATTCCGACGCAGAACCTCGAACTCTCGGCCCACTCCGCGGAGCTCCACGGCATGCCGCCCGGCCCCTTCGTCGGCCATATCGAACGGTTCTTTTCCTACCTGCCGGACGATGATCGCCAGGCCATGCGGCGCGTCTTTCGCGAACTGCTGCAAGGCCTGCGCAGCGACTTTCGCATCATCTACCGCTCACAGCAGGCCAGCGGCACAATCCGCCACCTGGAAACCACCGGCAAGATCTATCACGACGCCTGCGGCCAACCCCAGCGGCTGGTCGGCACGCTTGCCGACATCAGCGAACAGGTACAGCACGAGCAGCGCCTGAGCGCCTCCGAAGAAAAGTTCGCCAGCCTGTTCCAGACCAGCCCTTATCCGGTCTGCCTGCTGCGGGTGCACGACGCCACATTCTTGGAGATCAACCCCAGCTTCACGGAAACCTTCGGCTGGCGGCCCGAGGAGATCACCGGCAAAGACAGCGATGCGATTCAGCTGATCGCCGATCCCGAGCGGCGCCACGCGCTGCATCAGCGCATGATCGCCGAGCTCCAACTGGACAACGTCGAGGTGCAGCTGCAGACCAAGGACGGCCGGGCGCTAGTCTGCATGCTGTCCTGCCGCTATATCCGCATCGACGGCGCGACCTGCATCAGCACCACGATCTTCAATATCACCGAGCAGCAGCGCGCCGAGGCCGCGCTGCGCGCCAGCGAGGAGAAGTTCGCCAAGGCGTTCCACACCAGCCCGGACGCCATCTCCATCACCGAGTACGCGAGCGGCCGCTACCTCGAAGTCAACGAAGGCTTCTGCCGCCTGACCGGCTACCAGATGGAGGAGGTACTTGGGCGCACGCCCGTCGAGCTGAGAATCTGGGATCACAGCTTCAATCGCCAGATCATGCTCGAGCGTCTCGAGCATGACGGCCATATCCGCCATCACGAAGTGTCCTTGCGTCACCATGACGGCTCGACCCGGCTGGTCGATGCCTCCATCGAGCCACTCGATCTCAATGGCCAGCGCTGCCTGCTCTTGACTGCCCGGGATATCGGCGACCTGAAGGACGCCCAGGCGCAGATCCAGCATCTGGCCTACCACGACTCGCTGACCAACCTGCCCAATCGCGCCCTGCTGATGGATCGTTTGACCCAGCAGATAGCTCTGCTCAAGCGCCACGAGTTGCGCGGCGCCCTGCTGTTCCTTGACCTTGACCATTTCAAACACATCAACGACTCGCTCGGCCACCCGGTTGGCGACTCGGTGTTGAAGATGGTCACCGCGCGCCTGGAAGCCAGCGTCCGTCAGGAGGACACAGTGGCCCGCCTCGGTGGAGACGAGTTCGTCGTGCTGCTTTCCGGCCTGGAAGGTAAGCGTTCGGTAGTCACCCGTCAGGTGCGCCAAATTGCAGAGAAGCTGCGCAAGCTGTTGGCCGAACCCATGCTGCTCGATGGCCATCGCCTGCAAGTCACGCCCAGCATGGGCATCGCCCTGATCCCCGATCATGGCAGCACCCCAGCCGACCTGCTTAAACGCGCCGACATCGCTCTGTATCGAGCCAAAGACTCCGGGCGCAACGCCATCCAACTGTTCCGCACGACCATGCAAGAGGCGGCCAGCGAACGCCTGCGCCTGGAAAACGACCTACGCCAAGCCCTGGTGCGCGGCGAGTTCGAGTTGAGTTTCCAGCCGCAAGTGGATGCTCGCAATGGCCGTGTAGTGGGCGCCGAAGCCTTGCTCCGCTGGCAGCACCCGACCCGCGGCGCGCAGTCGCCGGCGCACTTTATCCAGGTACTGGAGGAAAGCGGGTTGATTCTCGAAGTCGGCGGCTGGGTACTGGCCGAAGCCTGTTACGCCTGCGCCCAACTGCTCGAGGAACACTTGGTCGAGGCCAATCACTTCAGCCTGTGCGTCAACATCAGCCCGCTGCAGTTCCGCCAGAACAACTTTGTCGAACGGGTAGCGAGCAGCCTGCGCGACAGTAACCTGCCCCACTCCATGCTCAAATTGGAGATCACCGAAGGCATCGTCATCCAGAATATCGACGACACCATCGCCAAGATGCACCGACTGAAGAAGCTCGGCGTCAGCTTCGCCATGGACGACTTCGGCACCGGCTATTCATCGCTGACGTACCTCAAGCGCTTACCGGTGGATGTACTGAAGATCGACCAATCCTTCGTCCGCGACGCCACCAATGACCCCAACGACGCAGAAATCATCCGCGCCATTGTCGCCATGGCCCGCAGCCTGGGCCTGGAAATGATTGCCGAAGGGGTCGAGCAGCAGGAGCAACTGGACTTCCTGCAACAACAGGGCTGCCATTTGTACCAGGGCTACCTGTATAGCAAGCCGTTACCGCTGCCGGAGTTTCGTGCCCTGCTCGCCCATGCAGCGCAACGGCCATGA
- a CDS encoding Hsp20 family protein: MSTACSWAPLFRHSIGFDRFNDLFESAMRNEPGSSYPPYNVEKHADDQYRIVIAAAGFQDDDLELQVERGVLTVSGGKRADSAQNVTYLHHGIAQRAFKLSFRLADHIEVKSAALSNGLLNIDLERIVPEEAKAKRIPINGVGPALES, encoded by the coding sequence ATGAGCACTGCATGTTCCTGGGCACCGCTGTTTCGCCATTCCATCGGTTTCGATCGCTTTAACGATCTGTTCGAATCGGCCATGCGCAATGAGCCCGGTAGTTCCTACCCGCCCTATAACGTCGAAAAACACGCGGACGACCAGTACCGCATTGTCATTGCCGCCGCCGGTTTCCAGGATGATGACCTGGAACTGCAGGTCGAGCGTGGCGTGTTGACGGTGAGTGGCGGCAAGCGCGCCGACAGCGCGCAGAACGTCACCTATCTGCACCATGGCATCGCTCAGCGTGCCTTTAAGTTGTCTTTCCGTCTGGCTGACCATATCGAGGTCAAGTCTGCGGCACTGTCCAACGGCCTGCTGAATATCGATCTGGAGCGGATCGTGCCGGAAGAGGCGAAGGCCAAGCGCATCCCGATCAACGGCGTGGGCCCTGCGCTGGAAAGTTAA
- a CDS encoding tRNA dihydrouridine synthase: MQIALAPMEGLVDEILRDVLTRVGGIDWCVTEFIRVSERLLPATTYQQLAPELEAGARTVAGTPLRLQLLGSDPICLGDNAAFACELGAPVIDLNFGCPAKTVNKSRGGAVLLKEPELLHAILREVRRAVPAAIPVTAKMRLGFDSPDGALDCARALAEGGAAQIVVHARTKVDGYKPPAHWEWVARVQEVVKVPVFANGEIWSIDDWRRCREVSGVEDIMLGRGLVSRPDLARQIAAARAGHEVLEMRWAEFMPLLQEFWLQARRKLSPRYAPGRLKQWLGLLTRNYPEAVQLFNAVRRESCCERIDVMLGVELNQEQLLAAV, translated from the coding sequence ATGCAAATCGCCCTGGCGCCTATGGAAGGCCTGGTCGACGAGATCCTGCGGGATGTGCTGACGCGTGTCGGCGGTATCGACTGGTGCGTCACCGAGTTTATCCGTGTGTCTGAACGCTTGTTGCCGGCGACGACCTATCAGCAGTTGGCGCCTGAGCTGGAGGCCGGTGCGCGAACCGTCGCCGGTACGCCACTGCGGTTGCAATTGCTCGGTTCCGATCCCATTTGCCTGGGCGATAACGCCGCCTTCGCCTGCGAGCTGGGCGCGCCGGTGATCGACCTGAACTTCGGCTGCCCGGCCAAAACCGTCAACAAGTCCCGCGGCGGCGCGGTCCTGCTCAAAGAGCCGGAGCTGCTGCATGCCATCCTCCGCGAGGTACGCCGTGCAGTGCCGGCGGCGATTCCAGTCACGGCGAAGATGCGCCTGGGTTTCGACAGCCCCGATGGTGCTTTGGATTGCGCGCGGGCGCTGGCCGAGGGTGGGGCGGCACAGATCGTGGTGCACGCGCGAACCAAGGTCGACGGCTATAAGCCGCCGGCGCATTGGGAGTGGGTGGCGCGGGTACAGGAGGTGGTCAAGGTGCCGGTGTTCGCCAATGGCGAAATCTGGAGCATCGACGACTGGCGCCGTTGCCGCGAGGTCAGCGGGGTCGAGGACATCATGCTCGGCCGTGGGCTGGTTTCGCGCCCGGACTTGGCGCGGCAGATCGCGGCGGCGCGGGCCGGCCATGAAGTACTGGAAATGCGCTGGGCCGAGTTCATGCCCTTGTTGCAGGAGTTCTGGCTACAGGCGCGGCGCAAGCTTTCCCCGCGCTATGCGCCGGGTCGACTGAAGCAGTGGCTAGGCCTGCTGACGCGCAATTACCCGGAAGCGGTGCAGCTGTTCAATGCCGTGCGGCGGGAGAGCTGCTGTGAGCGGATCGATGTCATGTTGGGTGTTGAGCTGAATCAAGAGCAACTGTTGGCGGCGGTCTGA
- a CDS encoding acyl-CoA thioesterase produces MSWDLPTPFTIDLQVAAEDIDGLGHANNAVYVSWLERCAWRHSQSLGLDLTEYRRLDRAMAVLRHEIDYLASAYEEDELQVATWIVESDHRLRMTRRFQLIRPSDATTLLRAQTTFVCIELSSGKPKRMPQEFLDGYGPALVEPFPLEL; encoded by the coding sequence ATGAGCTGGGATTTGCCGACGCCGTTCACTATCGATCTGCAGGTTGCCGCTGAGGATATCGACGGCCTCGGGCATGCCAACAACGCGGTGTATGTCAGCTGGCTGGAGCGCTGTGCTTGGCGTCACTCGCAGAGCTTGGGGTTGGATTTGACCGAGTACCGCCGCCTGGATCGCGCCATGGCGGTGTTGCGCCATGAGATCGATTACCTGGCTAGCGCCTATGAAGAGGATGAACTGCAGGTGGCGACCTGGATTGTCGAGTCGGACCACCGTTTGAGAATGACCCGCCGTTTTCAGCTAATCCGCCCGTCGGATGCCACCACCTTGCTGCGCGCGCAGACCACTTTCGTCTGTATCGAGCTCTCCAGCGGTAAACCAAAGCGCATGCCGCAAGAGTTCCTTGATGGCTATGGTCCGGCGCTGGTCGAGCCTTTTCCATTGGAGCTCTAG
- a CDS encoding bifunctional 4-hydroxy-2-oxoglutarate aldolase/2-dehydro-3-deoxy-phosphogluconate aldolase, giving the protein MSLTMDVVLQQARPVLPVLVIEDISLALDLARALHAGGIRVLEVTLRTPRALDALAAIRKELPDLLVGAGTLIHTEQFLEAREAGAHFAVSPGCTERLAAAAEDSGLPYLPGVMTPSEVLLALEYGYRSLKLFPANGATSVKMLKSFKGPFTGIQFCPTGGVTPDNLLSFLRLPNVACVGGTWIAPSNLVRARAWDQITQLAAEARDLASSLEHHA; this is encoded by the coding sequence ATGAGCCTGACGATGGATGTGGTGCTGCAACAGGCCCGCCCGGTGCTGCCGGTGCTGGTGATCGAGGACATTAGTCTGGCGCTCGACTTGGCCCGCGCGTTGCACGCCGGGGGCATCCGCGTGCTGGAAGTGACCCTGCGCACACCGCGGGCGCTGGACGCGCTGGCAGCGATCCGCAAGGAGCTGCCAGATCTGCTGGTTGGCGCCGGCACCTTGATCCACACCGAACAATTTCTCGAGGCGCGCGAGGCGGGTGCCCACTTCGCCGTCAGCCCCGGTTGCACCGAGCGCCTGGCCGCTGCGGCGGAAGATTCCGGCCTGCCTTACCTACCCGGGGTGATGACGCCCTCGGAAGTATTGCTGGCGCTGGAGTACGGCTACCGCTCGCTGAAGCTGTTTCCGGCCAACGGCGCGACCAGCGTGAAAATGCTGAAAAGCTTCAAAGGCCCGTTCACCGGCATTCAGTTTTGTCCGACCGGTGGGGTGACGCCAGACAACTTGCTGAGCTTTCTGCGTTTGCCTAATGTCGCCTGTGTCGGCGGCACCTGGATCGCGCCGAGCAATCTGGTGCGCGCGCGCGCCTGGGATCAGATCACCCAACTGGCAGCCGAGGCGCGCGACCTCGCCAGTAGCCTGGAGCACCACGCATGA